In the genome of Pongo pygmaeus isolate AG05252 chromosome 9, NHGRI_mPonPyg2-v2.0_pri, whole genome shotgun sequence, one region contains:
- the LOC129008948 gene encoding olfactory receptor 51S1 produces MSTLPTQIAPNSSTSMAPTFLLVGMPGLLGAPSWWTMPLIAVYLLSALGNGTILWIIALEPALHRPMHFFLFLLSVSDIGLVTALMPTLLGLALAGAHTVPASVCLLQMFFVHVFSVMESSVLLAMSIDRALAICRPLHYPALLTNGVISKISLAIAFRCLGLHVPLPFLLAYMPYCRPQVLTHSYCLHPDVAHLACPGAWGAAYSLFVVLSAMGLDPLLIFFSYGLIGKVLQGVESREDRWKAGQTCAAHLSAVLLFYIPMILLALINRLEVPITQHTHTLLSYVHFLLPPLINPILYSVKMKEIRKRILNRLQPRKVGGAQ; encoded by the coding sequence ATGTCAACATTACCGACTCAGATAGCCCCCAATAGCAGCACTTCAATGGCCCCCACCTTCTTGCTGGTGGGCATGCCAGGCCTATTAGGTGCACCCTCCTGGTGGACAATGCCCCTCATTGCTGTCTACCTTCTCTCTGCACTGGGAAATGGTACCATCCTCTGGATCATTGCCCTGGAGCCCGCCCTGCACCGCCCAATGcacttcttcctcttcttgcTTAGTGTGTCTGATATTGGATTGGTCACTGCCCTGATGCCCACACTGCTGGGCCTTGCCCTTGCTGGTGCTCACACTGTCCCTGCCTCAGTCTGCCTTCTACAGATGTTTTTTGTCCATGTCTTTTCTGTCATGGAGTCCTCTGTCTTGCTCGCCATGTCCATTGATCGGGCACTGGCCATCTGCCGACCTCTCCACTACCCAGCACTCCTCACCAATGGTGTAATTagcaaaatcagcctggccattGCTTTTCGATGCCTGGGTCTCCATGTGCCCCTGCCATTTCTGCTGGCCTACATGCCCTACTGCCGGCCACAGGTCCTAACCCATTCTTATTGCTTGCATCCAGATGTGGCTCATTTGGCCTGCCCAGGAGCTTGGGGTGCAGCCTACAGCCTATTTGTGGTTCTTTCAGCCATGGGTTTGGACCCCCTGCTTATTTTCTTCTCCTATGGCCTGATTGGCAAGGTGTTGCAAGGTGTGGAGTCCAGGGAGGATCGCTGGAAGGCTGGTCAAACCTGTGCTGCCCACCTCTCTGCCGTGCTCCTCTTCTATATCCCTATGATCCTCCTGGCACTGATTAACCGTCTTGAGGTGCCAATCACTCAGCATACCCATACTCTTCTCTCCTATGTCCATTTCCTGCTTCCTCCATTGATAAACCCTATTCTCTACAGTGTCAAGATGAAGGAGATTAGAAAGAGAATACTCAACAGGTTGCAGCCCAGGAAGGTGGGTGGTGCTCAGTGA